A region of Leishmania mexicana MHOM/GT/2001/U1103 complete genome, chromosome 8 DNA encodes the following proteins:
- a CDS encoding putative heat shock protein 20 yields MWSPSNKRDSLINSDDALFPFLLHFPGLHPRQMFSSFFASRSRGSWIPAVDILEQDDGYTLVADLPEVKKEDLRVYTESSSIICISGNRKHVLKQDEHQLLVAERGTGRFERCFDLPTPVDSSKIKATFNDQQLNVSIPKLRNSRSGTPNSVTID; encoded by the coding sequence ATGTGGAGCCCGAGCAACAAAAGGGACTCGCTCATcaacagcgacgacgccctcttcccctttctCCTCCACTTTCCTGGTTTACATCCGCGTCAAATGTTCAGCTCCTTCTTCGCATCTCGCTCGCGCGGGTCGTGGATTCCAGCCGTCGACATATTAGAGCAGGACGACGGCTACACCCTTGTTGCTGACCTGCCAGAAGTGAAGAAGGAGGACCTGCGCGTGTACACGGAGAGTTCGAGCATCATCTGCATCTCTGGCAACCGCAAGCACGTCCTAAAGCAGGACGAGCACCAGCTGCTCGTTGCGGAGCGTGGCACCGGCCGGTTCGAACGCTGCTTCGACCTCCCCACCCCAGTCGACAGCAGCAAAATCAAGGCCACCTTCAACGATCAACAGCTGAATGTGTCCATTCCGAAACTACGCAACTCGAGGTCTGGAACGCCCAACTCAGTCACCATCGACTAA